One segment of Leptospirillum ferrooxidans C2-3 DNA contains the following:
- a CDS encoding DUF5069 domain-containing protein translates to MDLTKEFPRSPFDRLGGIDHLKRLIDKARAKNAGTLGEYIYNCPLDAFCLTFLEMDHESFARIVASTHSDDEVLAAVLDKCPNARNPEKVSSFNLSYEALSPDTPEKWQYFIATRDAIDPSRTDIRTWTRLIDLEEKRILTV, encoded by the coding sequence ATGGATCTGACAAAGGAATTTCCAAGAAGTCCTTTTGACCGGCTTGGAGGAATCGATCATCTGAAGCGGCTGATAGACAAGGCCAGGGCAAAAAACGCCGGAACTTTGGGAGAATATATCTATAACTGTCCGCTTGACGCCTTCTGTCTGACATTTCTGGAAATGGACCATGAGTCCTTTGCCCGAATTGTCGCATCCACCCACTCCGATGACGAAGTATTGGCCGCTGTCCTCGATAAATGTCCCAATGCCAGGAATCCTGAAAAGGTCAGTTCATTCAATCTTTCCTATGAAGCACTTTCTCCTGACACCCCGGAAAAGTGGCAATATTTCATCGCCACAAGGGATGCGATTGATCCTTCAAGAACAGATATCCGCACATGGACCCGACTCATCGACCTTGAAGAAAAAAGAATTCTCACGGTATGA